The DNA segment CAGCAAATTTTGAAGCTCCGATGTCAGCATACAATATTTATGCTGCAATTCATAGTTCTGATTTTACATTATCTTATTTCAGGAATTCAACTACGACGCCTTCTGCATATGGGAGTAATGTCAATAACGCTCTTTACAACAAAGAAGCAGCAATTAAGCAAGGAATCGATGTAGTCAATGCATCATACAAGAAAAGTTTTGGACAATTGAATACTGTTTCATCTTTAACTGCCAGTAATTTTGTGCTTGATCCCAAGTCAAATTATAGAAATCTGTATACAGGATTTGAGCCGGCTTATAAATATGAATCATCCACTTCAATAAAAGGAGAAGAGCAACTTAATTTTGAAATTTCTCCAAGAATTAATTTAACCGGTGGAATAAGTTATGAATTGTTTTCTGTTGTGCCCTATAGTGGAGACCTTCAAGACCCTGTAAATCCAAATGCTGCAATTCAATCAAGTTATCTGGGTACAAAGAATTACTATAGCCCTAATGGTATACCTGCACATTTTTTCTTCCTTCGTTATTCAAATACAGGCTCTTTTTTACAGGCACAATATTCACCTGTTAAAAAACTCATTTTCTCCCTCGGAGCGAGATATGATTATAACACCAGATATGGAAATACTTTAAACCCAAGAATTAGTGGTGTTTACAAACCATTTAATAAAACAACAATTAAAGTAATGTTCGGATCTGCTTATCTGGCACCTTCCGTATCTTCCAGTTACGCGCAATGGGGATCTTTTGTAACTGCAGATTCGGGAAAGACTTATTCATCCTATTTTTTGCATCTGCCAAACCCTAATCTTAAACCGATCACATCGCGAACATATGAATTAAGCATCAAACAGTATTTTACGAATAATTTAAGTTTAACAGTGGATGGTTATTATACCGCATTGTATAATCTTCTTGGATTTGCCGATGATAATTCGAGCACTCACCTTTACAATAATCAGTTTTTTGCTTTTCCTGTCGATTATATTGAAGTATATGTTAATCAGGGACGACAAGAAAACTATGGTGGAAGTATACAGCTGAACTGGAAAACTACAGTCTCTAAAGCCAAGTTGAATTCATTTGCAAGTGTCAGTTATACAGATGGCATTATTCAAAGTGCTTTGAGGGAAGAGGATGAATTAACACCGGATGCGAAAGTAGATTTTGTTTCGAAATTTATTGTTCACGCAGGGATAGAGTGTAGTTTAGGGAAATTCACAATTGCGCCCAGAGCAATTTTCATGACTGAACAATCAATAAATGGAATTGCTGACACAGTTAACGGTTTGTTGCAAAGACAAAGTATTCCCGGATATACTTTACTCAATATATCAGCCAGGTATAATGTAAGCAGGCAATTTTCATTTTTTGCAAATGCTTCAAATGTACTGAATGTGCACTATCGAAGTGTAGGGTTTCTAATGGATCTTAAAAAGCCGGACTCGGATCTGTTTTA comes from the Bacteroidota bacterium genome and includes:
- a CDS encoding TonB-dependent receptor, yielding MIGTMICSGCVLILTAGNSVCSAQSDSSHVLENLSLKELLSIKVTTVSKASEELEMAAATIVVVTKAQIKIRGYQSLLDVLYDLPDIKIDDKVYSGIRSSFTVRGVQGQDKFIILLDGVRISSPIDEALPIMENYPVNLVEQIEIVYGPASALYGANAVSGVINIITQKSAKDEISVEGSSLNGNYGYTNNQLMITKKLSDEVSMIISGQYYYDKQPDLNKTFNNDPQTNSSSYESGTINTVFGPVTPIAPVSANFEAPMSAYNIYAAIHSSDFTLSYFRNSTTTPSAYGSNVNNALYNKEAAIKQGIDVVNASYKKSFGQLNTVSSLTASNFVLDPKSNYRNLYTGFEPAYKYESSTSIKGEEQLNFEISPRINLTGGISYELFSVVPYSGDLQDPVNPNAAIQSSYLGTKNYYSPNGIPAHFFFLRYSNTGSFLQAQYSPVKKLIFSLGARYDYNTRYGNTLNPRISGVYKPFNKTTIKVMFGSAYLAPSVSSSYAQWGSFVTADSGKTYSSYFLHLPNPNLKPITSRTYELSIKQYFTNNLSLTVDGYYTALYNLLGFADDNSSTHLYNNQFFAFPVDYIEVYVNQGRQENYGGSIQLNWKTTVSKAKLNSFASVSYTDGIIQSALREEDELTPDAKVDFVSKFIVHAGIECSLGKFTIAPRAIFMTEQSINGIADTVNGLLQRQSIPGYTLLNISARYNVSRQFSFFANASNVLNVHYRSVGFLMDLKKPDSDLFYGQPEDLLRIMAGVNFKF